One Triticum dicoccoides isolate Atlit2015 ecotype Zavitan chromosome 3B, WEW_v2.0, whole genome shotgun sequence genomic window, TATAGGATTTTTACCGTGCAGGACAAGCATATGGGCAAAAGACGGAGTCGTGAAGGTGCACATAGCACCCACACGGACAGGTGGCGCGACCAGGTGGTACGTCGCGCCCTAGCCCGTGTGGGGCCCTTGGGCACCGCCTGGCTACTTCTTTTTTCCCAAAATTATTAAGTATTCCAAACTTATAGATACAATTCTTATGGAATTTTCGGTGCCGGTTTACTTACCGTGTACTTATCATGTACCTATTCTTTTTCATGATTCTTGATGTAGTATAATTACAGATTTATACAGAACAGAAGCGCTATGGTAAAGGAAAATTAAGATGGGAAAAAATTCTATGACTACTCAAAGTATGTGTATGGAAAACTATGACGTGGAACGCAAGCACGCGCAACACCGACGCCGCGAGCCAGAGACCGATTGTCTGACAACGTGGCACATCCCGCGTGAGAAGCGCCACGCCACACCACAGGGGATAAGATTgtcgtgccccgaagccgccgtcaCGTCACCTAACCCACACGGCTATTACGACCGCCCCTTTCCGCCGCGGCCCTACGCCcgtcttcccttcccttcccttccctcggCCGACTCGACCCGACCCCGCGGCCGAAATAAAGCAAGCGACCGACGCAGCGCCAGTGAACCCCACACCACCACCGTCTCTTCTCAGTTCTCACTTCTCACCGCGCGTTTCTCTTCTGCCCCCGCTCCACGCCAGGCAAACCGAAGCCCCCACCACACGACGCCGCccgccctcccctcccctcctctggAATCGGGCGGGGGAAGAAGTAGTATTCAGGCCTGGCCGGCGGCGGCATGGACCGCATCGTCGGCCGCAAGTTCAAGCTCGGCCGGAAGATCGGCTCCGGCTCCTTCGGGGTCATCTACCTCGGTGAGCGATCGTTcgattccccgccgccgccgccgcccgcgtttgttcagttttttctttttctttttcgacTCCATCTATCGTCGTCTGATGCTGTCGCTGTTGCTGCTGCAGCCACGGATATGGACACCTACGAGATCGTCGCGGTGAAGATTGTGAGTTCTATTTCTCatatccctcctctgccctgccctGTTTCATGCTTCAGTTTTCGACTGGGTTGCTGTTGGGTAGTTGGGTCAAGCGGAGAGGTGGATGATTAGGTTGCTGTTGAGTTAAGCGGATATATAGGTGGAATGCTGGATTGGTTTGGTTGCTTCCCCTCGCGCGGATGCATGATTCGATTGCTGTGCGTGCTGAATTTGTCTGTTAGTCGTCGCTCTTGCTTGTTTTGGGCTGATCATAATGGGATTAGAAAATGCTGGTAATCATGTGGTTAGAAAGGTCCAAGCACACGCCTTTTATTTAATTGTATGGCTACTTGGGctgttttcccctttcctttctagaATGCTGCTTGGCTCCCTCTTAGCCTCTTGGGTGATGATCGATACAGGTGGTGGTTGGTCATAATGACGCTTGGCGTAGAGGAATTGTATTTGTAGCCTTGCAGGAAAAGTTGTGAGACCAAGCATACCAGTGGGAGCGGAAAGTTTGATTGCTATTGTCAAAGCTCAGTTGGTGCCCCTGCTTTCCCCCCATCCCACTTCATGGTTTGCCTTGTGAGAGCAAGCATACCAGTGGGAGAGGAAAGTTTGAGTGTTATTGTTATATGCACCGTCTACTTGCCTAGTGAAACCCCTTTTTCTTGCACACACTATCTCCAAATCCTTATTCTGGTAACCTCACTGGCAGGAAAGTAGCACCTCGAAGCATCCCCAGCTGTTTTATGAGGCAAAGATCTACAACGCCCTGCAAGGAGGAAGTATGTATCCCCTGTCATCCAATTCTCCATAGTTCCATGCTGGGTTTATTTGGATAAGATCCAGAGTTGACGGGGAATGTTTTGGCATCCAGGTGGCATTGCGAATGTTAAATGGTGTGGTGTGGATGGGGAGGAAAATGTTCTTATCATTGATCTGTTGGGCCCGAGCTTAGAAGATTTGTTTGTCTACTGCGGCAGAAAATTCACCTTGAAGACTGTCCTAATGCTTGCAGACCAAATGGTAATTAGTAATTGCCTATTTCACTTTATTTCATTACCTTATGCCGAACACTGAAAACCATTTGGAAAGTGTCAACATTTGTTTAGCAATTTGAATTCTTGTGGAACTCACAGGAAAAAAGAACTATATTTCTGATGGTAACCAAACACTGAATGTCTATTCTTGAGAATTTCCTTGGAGAGTTCCATTATTGTGTTGCTCTTTCAATACCACATTACCACTATTTAATAGTAATAAAGAATAGGCAGCAATTGAAATAAGTAAAATCTATCTGAGAACATATGAAATAATTACTGCCAGGACTTTATAGAGGGTTCCACTATGCACTAGCAGATATTTTCTTGTATATGTTGCTTCTATATGCTTCATATTTATTTACATAGTTTGAAATATTGCACAGTTAATCTAGATGTAGTTAAGTAGCCGCATGTGGAATACAGTTGCCTGAAGTTTTCGTTGCCCCCATTAAATATtgatattatttttgcatgatCGAGTTCCATTTCTGATTAAGTAATGCCAGCTTTTCTCTTTCGTTGCCCCTAACAGCTTACAAGGATAGAATTTATGCATTCCAAAGGATACTTGCATAGAGACATAAAACCTGACAATTTCCTAATGGGTCTCGGCCGGAAGGCAAATCAGGTACTTGTTGTGGTGCACTAAAGCTCCATGTTAAGTTCTTAATGCGCTGAACAATCTCGTCAATGATATCTCTGTGTGTGCTTATCAGGTCTATGTAATTGATTTTGGGCTTGCAAAAAGATACCGTGATTCTACTACGAATCGACATATTCCTTACAGGTACATATATTTCTGAAGATGCATTTTTTGGTAGAAGATGGTACCATAGGTTGACTTTTTTACTAGTGTCAAACTAAACAGAATTGATTTAAGCAGTTAGCTGACCCAATACTTGTTATCTGTTGTCAATTCCGTTGCCCCTACTTTACCTTTTTTGTGTCATGGAAATTATAGTTACAGCGGTAGTGCGCTGAATTGGACCTGTGACACATCATGGTCTGACCTATGTCTGTAATTTCAATTGGTGGCTCCCATGTGGTACTTGACCACTGCTACTTTGCTCTTTACTATGTGGGAATGTTCCCATCACAATATTTTTTTTGACTGGTTACTGTAGGGAAAACCCCCACAGCCATTGCTCTTTATTCATTCAAAGTATACAATATGTACAAAGGTTAACAAGAGTAACTCAAAAGAAGGAAAAAACTAAAAAGACCCATAACAATATTTTACTAATTTAGTCTTCTAGGTTCCAGCAACAATAGCCTTTTGCTATCATAATATCTTGATTGTTTACGGACCACTCTGCATCATAGTGTGATGGCATCTATATGAAAACAGCAATGTAAATTATATAATGCCAGAATTTCCCTTTTTTGTTAATTTTATTGCTCTATTATACGAGttttcacctttgttctcttctgcTTATTAAGAATGCCTGTGTACCCTGCAATCGGCATATATATAAATGCAACTTGTTCTTGATCTCTGATTAGCCATTTAATAGCGAACTGCTGCTTTACTGTAGGGAACATAAGAACTTAACTGGCACTGCACGTTATGCAAGTAGCAACACTCACCTTGGAATTGGTAAGTCATGACCAGTTGGTTACTTGTCAAATCATCATTTAAATTTGATTTTGAACATTGTTTTTTATTTACTGGCAGAGCAAAGTCGACGGGATGATTTGGAATCTCTTGGCTATgttctcctatattttctccgaggAAGGTAGGCTTATACTACTGTTCTGTGGAACTACTATGTTGCTTATGAGCACAGCATCTGGGATGCAGTGTGCTTGAAAACACATTAAGGAGTGCAAGTCTACTTTTTAAAAGATATGTAAACAGACATCATATCTAAAAGAAGCAGTTTCAAGAACCTACTTTTGAAGAACTACGACTTTCTTCACACTTTAGATACTCTAGCAGTCCAGGTGTAGCCTGTAGGTATGAACTGATGTTGGTCAGCTCAAAATAGGCCTTGTAGCACGGGATCTTATATCTCTGCTTGTTTTGTTAGCATGTTTGGGCTGCATCTTACAAAGATTTCCCTAGAACAAACTGTAAATATGAAACCCTTCATTACAAAGCAGACTTCACTATATGCCATATCAAATGCACGCTTGACATTTGTGCAGCTGGTTAATGAAAATCCGTTATATCTCAAGTTCCACCAGCAAATTGTTGTGAATCTGTCTGTGCCTTTTCTATGACATGTTTTCAAGTACCTTTTTTTGTGGGAAATGTAACAGGGTTTCATACCAATCTCATTTTTTTTAAATATAATATCAAAGCTATCAGAACATTGAGGTCTTATTATCCATTTCGGTAATTTCGTCTAATTTTTTTGCCATGTATTGGTGTGTACAGTCTTCCCTGGCAGGGACTAAAAGCTGCAACGAAAAAGCAGAAGTATGAGAAGATATGTGAGAAAAAGATTTCAACACCTATCGAGGTTTATCTCAGAAGCATATTAAACCAAGCTTCAGAAACTGTACTTTTACATCTGTAGCtgaattttatttatttatcaGGTGTTATGCAAATCCTGTCCAGTAGAATTTGCATCTTACTTCCACTACTGCAAGTCATTGACATTTGATCAGCGGCCTGATTATGGATTCGTGAAGCGCCTTTTTCGAGACTTATTCGACCGCCAAGGTATTCCTTCattaagtagtactccctccgttcctaaatataagtctttctagagattccaataggtgactacatacggagcaaaataagtgaatctacactctaaaatatgtctacatacatccgtatgttgtagtccatttgaaatgtctaaaaagacttatatttcggaacggagggagtactacacagtACTTCCTCCGCTGTAATATAGTGtataatttttttttcaaagtCAAAATTTGCAAACTTTGACTAAATTTTTAGAGAAAAGGATCTACATCTGTAATACCAAATACACACCATTAGATGCATCCTGAgacatattttcatattatattagaTGATATTGTAAATATAGATATTTTTtccttataaacttggtcaaattttatgaagtttggctTAAAAAAAATCTATATGCAGTATATTATGGAAcagagtatatagtatatacctctGTAATAGCACTGTTAAAAGGTACTACCTCAATTCGGAAATAGATGGCATTTTAGAAAACTTGCAGTCAAACTTCTCTATATTTCAAAACCAATTAATAGAAAAGCTATAGATTGATTAGGTGCAAATGGTACTATTAGCTTTGTCATGAAAAATTGTTTATCTTTTAGGTATTCACAAAAGATAATGGTCAAAACTGCATATTAGATATTGTGCAAAGTAAAAATGTCATGTACTCCAATGTTTCAGGAACAGAGGAGTACATTGTTTCAACATATCTTATCTGAGTTTTTGCTTGATATTTCATCCAATGTTCTGCTCATCTTGCAACAGGTTATGATTTTGATTATGTCTTTGACTGGACTGTTTTGAAATATAAACAAGGCCAAAAGACCCAGGTACTTCATCAGGGGTTAAAATATTTAAGTTTTATTGCAAGTACTTTTACAGCAAGTTTCAGTTTGCATTTAATCTACCATTCATTAGTTTTGGATTCCTTTATGATGCGATTTGATCTTGCACCAGAACTCCCCTCCTCATCCTCCAGTTCTCTTTGCTATGTTATGATTATTCCTAAGCAATGATACTGTTTTTGGGACAAATGCTTTTCAAAATTAAATTACAATACATATCATATTCAAATGGAATCTCATTTTCGATTTAGTTTATGAATATTTAATCTCAATGAAGCCTATTACAGAATGGTCAGTGGTTCAGAGTAATTCTTTATCTACTATATATCGACATGGTGCAACTTTAGTGTGTACCTGACAAATTCGCTTACTTTTTGTAGCATGTTCCTGGGGCAACTATTACTCGAGCAATCCCAACACATCTTGACAAACGAGCGGGTAACTTAGCTTCACCTTTCATAAACATATAAATAAGAGTATTCATTTAGATTATCGTGTAACTTGAGGGCTAGCATTGTTAGCTAAATAGAAAAAGAAATGCCCAAAACTTCCCTGTTGCGAAGAAAGGTATATACCCTAGGATGCATGTGCTTGCTATACTGGGGGCCTAAGGTATACATATGTCATCGGAAGCAGTATGTGTGGCTAGAGAGCGGAGACGTGTCAATGAGATTAGAAAGTACCTTACCCATGGTGGGAAGAGTGGGACGACCAAGCAGCTGGGTGTGACTAatctcaaactcctccttgaggtcCATCGCAGACTGAAACATAAAGGTTCGATGCTCATGCTTGTCCTTGGCCATGCAAGATCACATCCAGAACAACTCATTGAAGTCATCAAGATAAGTTGGCTAGAGATGCGAGTGAAAGCTCTACAGTAATCCTCTATGGACATGTCCTCTTGCAAAGATTGTGCAAACTTTACAGTAAGAAAAGTGAAGGGCTCCATTTGGGTGAATCTATTGCTTCTCAAAATGCTTCCATATCACCTTTGCTAGTGATACTTAAGAGTTAAGACCCTTCCTAAGTGAAGGATAACATTGAGAATCAAAGCACCAATGGCCTTAGCATCATCATTTTGCCTTTTTGTGGCTTCATCTTCCTTGGTCAAATGGTGGTCATTGAGATCGACAGCCCTTCAACTCTTTCCACTCTCATTGACCGAGAATGCATGTTCTCTGTAGTTGGAGGCATCTCTTTTGCTATGATAGCTGCAAGAAAATGCACCAAGGACCTAGCTAAATTCTTTCCACAGTTAAACAACTAGCTGTCGGCAACAACTAGCAGCACAAGCAGCCAAGCAATCAACCCAATTTATCTCCACTAGCAACTTGGCTCTGCCAAATAGCAACACTGTGAGCTAGACAAACAACAGTGGCAACAGATTGGTgaggggcagcagcagcagcagattcatgagggagcagcagcaacagattgCTGAGGGGCAGAAGCAGCAGCAGATTCATGagggagcagcagcaacagattgGTAAAGAAAGACACAGTCAGGATGGCCATGAGCTTGACAGGAAGGATTTGGGGCAGCAGAGCTTATATTACGTCCTCTGAATAGAGGAAATGCCCAAATTGACTTTCCTCTATCGCAAATAGAGGGATACACCATAGGGTACACGGGCCTTATGGGCTTGCTATGGGTCTAAGCtgtatatataaaatataaatGATATAAACATGAGCAATACTCTTAACACCAATCAATGAGAACCATCTATCTTGTGTAGGGTCTTGTAGCACGGTATCACTTTGACAGTTTGACGTTACTATTGTAAATGGGCCACAGTGATTAGATATAATGATTTTGACTTCGAATGCAGTGGACATGGCATGGTTGCTTAACTTGTCACTTTTCTTAAGTACTAACATACGGTTCTTGCTTCAGTTTATAGCTGCATTTTGCTGTTAGTAGATCAGACTAGAGATTCTGCCACATGACACATGTTTTGATAAAATTGACTACAATATTGATCTCTTATCTGAACTTACGACTAACAGGTGTAAATGGGGATGTCCATCCAAATGAAGCCCATGAACAGATGGAGTCAAGCCATATGACCGGGTCAGCTGCACAGTTACAGGTGAAATTGGAAACAGAGAGATCCTTACCCTACCATGCATCATACTGAGTTATTGACAGTTCCTGATCAGTTTGTTTATGACTTGTTTTATTAATTGAAGATAACAATCTCCACTTATTGACTCAGAGTATATTCAGTTCTTACTACTACATTTTCTACATTACTTTAATTATTGTACTCCACTGTTTTTAGTTTCAGTCTATAGATGCTCAAGTGTGCTCCATGCTTGTGTAGAACTTACTGGTGTTCTTAGAGAATTTCTAAGTAGAAATTTACTTTGCTAAAGGTTTCATGTTTACTGGAATGTGGCCAAATGCAATTGTTTCATACAGTTCATAATGAGAACCCATCTTTCCAATGTAAATCCAGTAAATAATGGTACATTTAGTTAATTTCACCATATGAGCAGCACCACATAAAATTTACTAGTTCTGGTATATGTGAGTAGTTGTGCTTCTGTTAAAGGTTATTTCTTGACATTATTGACGAAAGGATCAGGGTGTGTATATACTCTTGAACaggctaacatgcatgctattttgAATTAAGAAAGCATCAAAATGATGCTAGCATCATATATTTCATAGCATGTGGTGTATATATTTTATTGCTTAAGCAGTTACTTATGACATGGTTGATCTAATCAGAGGCAAAATATGGCTGCCAGTGCCAGAAATGAAAACCCGAAGAATGATGGGAATTCAAGACATATAGTGCGTATTGACGCTTTTCATCAAAATCAGGGTTTTGACAGCAATACTGGCTCTCCTAGCGCTTGTTTTCCGACACTTCCGCACAATGCCCCAGCAAGGTGATAGGTAAACTTCCAACAGTAGCCCTGACCTTGTAGTACAACTCTTGGGACTATACTCTTGTTCAGTTAAACGTGGTAGTTCTAATGAATTTCTGTTGCTATACAGGTCACCTCTCTTGTGGAGCTagaaatgtggaaatgctcaactaGACTCCATTTCTTTTAGAGTGGTCAGATTCAAGAATCACAAAATCAATTCAAACATCTTGATGCCTAATGCATGTTACAAAGATGGCTACAGATCCGATTGATTATGCAAGGTTTTGATCACTGCTGCGTTGGATGCTCCAGCAGTTTCTGTCACTCTTACTTCAGACATTTTGTTGTCACAGTTGCGGAGGACATGTAAGTAGTTCATATGTCAGATAAATGGCATGGACATTATGCAATAGTGATGATGTTGGGTGTACATAGTTCATATGGTTAGATAAATGGCATGGACATTGAGCAATAGTGATGTTGTCGGGTCATTCAGCATCTGGTAACTATCCAATAGACATGTGGTGATAAGGTTATTCATGAAAATTGCATcatgatctgaaatatttttagcaTTTGATACTGAATTCATGAAATTTGCATcatgatctgaaatatttttagcaTTGGTTACTGAAGACGCCCGAGAAGCGAGAACGTAACACTAGTGTAGTAGGCTAATCTCAAGTTGATTGTTTCTGCATGGAAATTGGCAGAGGGTTTTAAGTAGGTTATTAATTACTGAAGCTTTTACATTACGTATTTAACTTTAGTAATCACATGTTGGTTGGTCATATATATAATTCAAATATCTTTGAATGTTTGTTGGCTAAAAAATTGAGTTGCTACATTAGGGAGTTCAAGtgggtttattttttattttttgttagaATAAGTGTAaatatcatcttttagttcacttgGCCTTGTTCTGTCTGCAATAGTTTCCGATAAATATGTAGATTTTTTATAAGTGTTTTTTGCTTGAGATTTCCTTTTCAATACTGAACTCATGTGAAATATGTTAAAGACTACTTGTCGGCAATGCTGCAGATTTTTGGCTAGCTTTATAAAGCGGAAAAATGCAGTATAACTAAACCAAATCTCTTATGTAGTTCACCAAGGATTCAGTATAATACTGGCCACCTTAATAAAGTGAAGAAGATTCAGTATAACTAAACTTATTATCTTATGTAGTCATGGATGATTAGTACTGTCAGACTATCAGTAGGCCTTGAACAAACAAGATGGTCAATACGCACATCCGTTGTTATGTGTAACTTAGCTCGTGTTGTACTACCAATTTTCGAACCAGAGTTTCTAGTATGTGTGGAGATCAAATATGGCTGGTGACTCGTGCATTTTCTTCCATTTCTCCGCAATCTCCTTTTTCCTTTCATGATTGCAGGCGCCTATTGTGTTTATCCTCTCCTGAATCGAGAAAGGACTAGTTCCACTCCACTTGGGAGTTGGAGCACCCCAAAAGTTGAGCGTTTTGTCCAGCCAAGTGCTGCCTCCACTCACTGCCAGCACTTGTATGCTTTGTTACACGAACGGCAATGATGCAACACCTGCTTTATGGAATCTTCCATTTTTATTGtgcagaaaagaagaagaagaggaagaggaacacGCACTTTTTGTCAGGTGTATGCATCGCCGCTACGTAATCAGGTGCACGTAGAGGTCTCACTTACGTGCGCACGTGTTACCACACCAAAGCGTACATTTCGTGTTGCATTGTTTCAGTACCAACACGATGGCAAAATGTCTGCACAGACAGGTTTTTGTCTCTGCCTTACGCCACTCGATGTCACAGAGCACTGAATTATGGACTGGACTTAGCTTCATAATTTGTTGATCACCACGAAATAAATAAAAGATGTTTTCTTTTTGCGAGGGGAAATAAAAGATGATGTTTGTTTGGAACTTTAAAGAGGCTTTAGCTTGGGCGAGAACAACAATTAGTCTGTCCCTGCACTGCACGGCCAGATTAGGCAATGATGGAACGCAGAGCACAGCATTCCGTAGTGGATCGCATCATAGCCGAGCAACCCTTTCGCTTGTCATAACACAT contains:
- the LOC119275558 gene encoding casein kinase 1-like protein 3; protein product: MDRIVGRKFKLGRKIGSGSFGVIYLATDMDTYEIVAVKIESSTSKHPQLFYEAKIYNALQGGSGIANVKWCGVDGEENVLIIDLLGPSLEDLFVYCGRKFTLKTVLMLADQMLTRIEFMHSKGYLHRDIKPDNFLMGLGRKANQVYVIDFGLAKRYRDSTTNRHIPYREHKNLTGTARYASSNTHLGIEQSRRDDLESLGYVLLYFLRGSLPWQGLKAATKKQKYEKICEKKISTPIEVLCKSCPVEFASYFHYCKSLTFDQRPDYGFVKRLFRDLFDRQGYDFDYVFDWTVLKYKQGQKTQHVPGATITRAIPTHLDKRAGVNGDVHPNEAHEQMESSHMTGSAAQLQRQNMAASARNENPKNDGNSRHIVRIDAFHQNQGFDSNTGSPSACFPTLPHNAPAR